One stretch of Equus przewalskii isolate Varuska chromosome 9, EquPr2, whole genome shotgun sequence DNA includes these proteins:
- the SCAF1 gene encoding splicing factor, arginine/serine-rich 19 isoform X2, whose translation MAADSFLAGLVSVLDPPDTWVPSHLDLRPGESEDMLELVAEVRIGDRDPMPLPVPSLLPRLRAWRTGKTVSPQSHSSRPPCARHLLTLGTGDGGPAPPPAPSSASSSPSPSPSSSSPSPPPPPPPPAPPAPPAPRFDIYDPFHPTDEAYSPPPAPEQKYDPFEPTGSNPSSSAGTPSPEEEEEEEEEEEEEEEEEEEEEGLSQSISRISETLAGIYDDNSLSQDFPGDESPRPDPQPPQPTPAPGTPPQADSTRAEGATRRRVFVVGTEAEACREGKVSVEVVTAGGATLPPPLLPPGDSEIEEGEIVQPEEEPRVALSLFRTRAARPPPAASAPPAAQPPPPPPAPRAPEGDDFLSLHAESDGEGALQVDLGEPAPAPPAADTRWGGLDLRRKILTQRRERYRQRSPSPAAAAPAGPPTRKKSRRERKRSGGEPKEAAAASAGVQPAPPAPASPWDSKKHRSRDRKPGSHASSARRRSRSRSRSRSARRRSRSPERRRGGSRRSRSREKRRRRRRSASPPPATSSSSSSRRERHRGKHRDGGGSKKKKKRSRSRGEKRSGDSDKAPAPAQPPSGSASLGAERDSRRRGAVPPSIQDLTDHDLFAIKRTITVGRPDKSDPRGPSPAPASSPKREVLYDSEGLSAEERGGKSSEKDRRRSGAASSSSSSREKGSRRKALDGGDRDRDRDRDRDRDRSSKKARPPKESAPSSGPPPKPPVSSGSGSSSSSSSSSSRKVKLQSKVAVLIREGVSSTTPAKEAASAGLGSIGVKFSRDRESRSPFLKPDERAPAEVAKAAPGSTKPKKTKVKAKAGAKKAKGTKGKTKPSKTRKKIRSGGGSGGSGGPGTLKKSKADSCSQAAGAKGAEETSWSGEERPAKAPSTPPPKVVPPPPALTPDSQTVDSSCKTPEVSFLPEEATEEAGVRGGAEEEEEEEEEEEEEEEEEEEQQPATTTATSTAAAAPSTAPSAGSTAGDSGAEDGPAPRVSQLPTLPPPMPWNLPAGVDCTTSGVLALTALLFKMEEANLASRAKAQELIQATNQILSHRKPPSSLGVTPAPVPTSLGLPPGPSSYLLPGSLPLAGCGSTPPTPTGLAAASDKREGSSSSEGRGDTDKYLKKLHTQERAVEEVKLAIKPYYQKKDITKEEYKDILRKAVHKICHSKSGEINPVKVSNLVRAYVQRYRYFRKHGRKPGDPPGPPRPPKEPGPPDKGGPGLPLPPL comes from the exons TTTCTCCACAGTCTCACTCTTCTCGACCCCCCTGTGCCCGCCACCTCCTCACCTTGGGCACCGGAGACGggggccctgccccaccccctgccccctcctctgcgTCCTCCTCgccttccccttccccctcatcatcctccccttcccctcctccccctccaccaccTCCAGCACCCCCGGCCCCGCCTGCCCCCCGGTTTGACATCTACGACCCCTTCCACCCCACCGACGAGGCCTATTCCCCACCACCCGCTCCGGAGCAGAAGTACGACCCCTTCGAGCCCACTGGTTCCAACCCCAGTTCATCAGCGGGGACCCCCTcccctgaggaggaagaggaggaggaggaggaggaagaggaagaggaagaagaggaagaggaggaagaaggcctGTCCCAGAGCATCAGCCGCATCTCGGAGACCCTGGCGGGCATCTACGATGACAACAGCCTGAGCCAGGACTTCCCAGGTGACGAGAGCCCCCGCCCGGATCCCCAGCCCCCGCAGCCGACTCCAGCCCCTGGAACGCCACCCCAGGCGGACTCCACCCGGGCCGAAGGAGCCACCCGCCGGCGCGTCTTTGTGGTGGGGACCGAGGCGGAGGCCTGTCGGGAAGGCAAGGTCTCGGTGGAGGTGGTGACGGCCGGCGGGGCCACGCTTCCGCCCCCGCTGCTGCCGCCCGGCGACTCAGAGATCGAAGAGGGCGAGATCGTGCAGCCCGAGGAGGAGCCGCGCGTGGCGCTCTCCCTCTTCCGCACCCGGGCTGCCCGCCCTCCTCCAGCCGCCTCCGCGCCCCCCGccgcccagcccccgcccccgccgcccgcgccccgtGCCCCCGAGGGCGACGACTTCTTGTCCCTGCACGCCGAGTCGGACGGCGAGGGCGCCCTGCAGGTGGACCTCGGGGAGCCGGCCCCGGCGCCGCCGGCGGCCGACACACGCTGGGGCGGCCTGGACCTGCGCCGCAAGATCCTGACCCAGCGGCGGGAGCGCTACCGCCAGCGCTCGCCGTCcccggccgccgccgcgcccgccggGCCACCCACCCGCAAGAAGTCGAGGCGGGAGCGCAAGCGCAGCGGCGGGGAGCCCAAGGAGGCAGCTGCGGCCTCGGCCGGCGTGCAGCCCGCCCCGCCGGCGCCCGCCTCGCCCTGGGACTCCAAGAAGCACCGCTCCCGGGACCGCAAGCCCGGCTCCCACGCCTCGTCCGCCCGCCGCCGCTCGCGCTCCCGCTCCCGCTCGCGCTCCGCCCGCCGCCGCTCGCGTAGCCCCGAGCGCCGCCGCGGGGGCAGCCGCCGATCGCGCTCCCGGGagaagcggcggcggcggcggcgctcaGCCTCCCCGCCCCCGGCAACGTCTTCGTCGTCGTCGTCGAGGCGCGAACGGCACCGCGGCAAGCACCGGGACGGCGGCGgcagcaagaagaagaagaagcggTCGCGGTCCCGGGGCGAGAAGCGGTCCGGGGACAGCGACAAGGCCCCAGCGCCCGCGCAGCCGCCCTCGGGCTCCGCCTCCCTGGGCGCGGAGAGGGACAGCCGCCGCCGCGGGGCCGTGCCGCCCTCCATCCAGGACCTCACGGACCACGATCTCTTCGCCATCAAGCGGACCATCACGGTGGGCCGGCCGGACAAGTCCGACCCGCGAGGCCCCTCCCCGGCCCCGGCCTCGTCGCCCAAGCGCGAGGTCCTGTATGACTCGGAGGGACTGAGCGCCGAGGAGCGGGGCGGCAAGAGCAGCGAGAAGGACCGGCGCCGCTCTggggccgcctcctcctcctcctcttcccggGAGAAGGGATCGCGGCGGAAGGCGCTGGATGGAGGGGACCgggacagggacagggacagaGATAGGGACAGGGACAGGTCATCCAAGAAGGCCCGGCCCCCCAAGGAGTCGGCACCCTCCTCAGGGCCCCCGCCCAAGCCCCCGGTCAGCAGCGGCTCGGGCTCCTCGTCCTCGTCGTCGTCCTCGTCCTCGCGGAAGGTGAAGCTGCAGTCCAAGGTGGCGGTGCTGATCCGCGAGGGCGTCAGCAGCACCACGCCAGCCAAGGAGGCCGCGTCCGCCGGCCTGGGCTCCATCGGAGTCAAGTTCAGCCGCGACCGCGAGAGCCGCTCCCCCTTCCTCAAGCCGGATGAGCGGGCCCCCGCCGAAGTGGCCAAAGCAGCTCCGGGCAGCACCAAGCCCAAAAAGACCAAGGTCAAGGCCAAGGCCGGGGCCAAGAAAGCCAAGGGGACCAAGGGAAAGACCAAGCCATCCAAGACCAGGAAAAAGATCCGCAGCGGGGGCGGCAGCGGGGGCAGCGGGGGCCCCGGGACACTGAAGAAGTCCAAGGCGGATAGCTGCAGCCAGGCGGCCGGAGCCAAGGGGGCCGAGGAGACTTCCTGGTCCGGGGAGGAGCGGCCGGCCAAGGCCCCCAGCACCCCGCCCCCCAAGGTAGTCCCTCCGCCCCCTGCGCTCACGCCCGACTCCCAGACTGTGGACAGCAGCTGCAAGACACCCGAGGTCTCTTTCCTGCCCGAAGAGGCCACCGAGGAGGCTGGGGTCCGcggtggggcagaggaggaggaggaggaggaagaggaggaggaggaggaagaggaggaggaggaggagcagcagcctGCCACCACCACGGCCACCAGCACGGCCGCTGCTGCCCCCAGCACCGCCCCCAGTGCAGGGTCCACAGCCGGCGACTCAGGGGCGGAGGATGGGCCAGCCCCCCGGGTCTCCCAGCTGCCCACGCTGCCCCCGCCCATGCCCTGGAACCTGCCCGCTGGGGTGGACTGCACCACCAGCGGTGTTCTGGCCT TGACTGCACTTCTCTTCAAGATGGAGGAGGCCAACCTGGCGAGCCGAGCAAAGGCCCAGGAGCTGATCCAGGCCACCAACCAG ATCCTCAGCCACCGGAAGCCCCCCTCCAGTCTGGGGGTGACCCCAGCTCCTGTGCCCACCTCTCTGGGTCTGCCCCCTGGCCCCTCCAGCTACCTGCTCCCTGGCAGCCTCCCCCTGGCGGGCTGCGGCTCCacgcctcccacccccactgggCTGGCTGCAGCGTCCGACAAGAGagagggcagcagcagctccgaGGGACGTGGGGACACAGACAAG TATCTGAAGAAGCTGCACACACAGGAGCGGGCGGTGGAGGAGGTGAAGCTGGCCATCAAGCCGTACTATCAGAAGAAGGACATCACCAAGGAGGAGTACAAGGACATCCTGAGGAAGGCTGTCCACAAG ATCTGCCACAGCAAAAGCGGGGAGATCAACCCGGTGAAGGTGAGCAACCTGGTGCGGGCCTACGTCCAGCGCTACCGCTACTTCCGCAAGCACGGCCGCAAGCCGGGGGACCCCCCAGGGCCCCCCCGGCCGCCCAAGGAGCCGGGGCCCCCGGACAAGGGtggcccaggcctgcccctgccccctctctgA